A genome region from Hymenobacter tibetensis includes the following:
- a CDS encoding urease accessory protein UreF: protein MQFVRLLHLIDSALPTGSFAYSYGLESSLTFGLVKTPGEFRQHLYAYMQQAASLELPFMHSCFTLPELGPELRQLAEEYDAQLLVPALHRASITQGKTWLKLLASFYPAAHLPELSAWFAVQQVPLHFTISFTLALKRAGFALADLQAVYLHMALRDQLSAAIRLGFMGPLEGHRLQHDFYAVFEHLLAEHGSKYYHEATRSAFLLDATQVLHEDIYSKLFQN from the coding sequence ATGCAATTTGTTCGGCTGCTGCACCTTATAGACTCCGCCCTGCCGACAGGCTCGTTTGCATATTCGTATGGCTTGGAGAGCAGCCTCACGTTTGGGTTGGTAAAAACGCCGGGGGAGTTTCGCCAGCACCTGTACGCTTATATGCAGCAAGCGGCTAGCTTGGAGCTGCCGTTTATGCACTCTTGTTTCACACTGCCGGAGTTAGGGCCAGAGCTGCGGCAGTTGGCCGAGGAATACGATGCGCAACTGCTGGTTCCGGCGCTGCACCGGGCTAGCATCACGCAGGGCAAGACCTGGCTGAAGCTATTGGCCTCTTTTTATCCGGCCGCCCACCTGCCTGAGTTGAGCGCCTGGTTTGCGGTGCAACAGGTGCCGCTACACTTCACCATTAGCTTCACGCTGGCGCTGAAACGGGCTGGGTTTGCCTTGGCTGATTTACAAGCGGTGTACCTGCACATGGCCTTGCGCGACCAACTCAGCGCGGCTATCCGGCTGGGGTTCATGGGTCCGTTGGAAGGCCACCGCCTCCAGCACGATTTCTACGCCGTGTTCGAGCACTTGCTGGCTGAGCACGGCAGCAAGTACTATCACGAAGCCACCCGATCTGCTTTCCTGTTGGATGCAACTCAGGTACTACACGAGGATATTTACTCGAAGCTGTTTCAGAATTAG
- a CDS encoding PepSY-associated TM helix domain-containing protein, with amino-acid sequence MKIFFRNIHLYLSLVSGLVIAVVCFTGGVLVFEKELEQAWHRERYFVTPPTTPRQPLAQLTAAVKAYKPDAKITGMKVYADPTRTVEVSLAGAPGGPSGERKGEGAGKEGRAGRESHAEGGPGARSEAGGQLGAQGRGGKGPEAKGGKGGGEGGRGPIVFVNPYTAAVMGELNYRETFFFTMMALHRGMVGGPIGKLIVGVSTVMFLFIIGTGIVLWWPATRNAVRQRLTVKWNGNWKRVNHDLHIVLGFYSALFLFIFAFTGLAWSFEWFNKGIYAVTNSPMQRPEPPTSAAPTVADAAALTPDAAFTLARQQAPTAEYYSLQLPKDSTGSIKVATLRPGASYENATDEVYLDQYTGQVISQQTYEQRNLGQRVRGMFKPVHTGSIFGLPSKIISLIVCLLGVTFPITGTIMWLNRLRKAKKKQAKLVAA; translated from the coding sequence ATGAAAATCTTCTTTCGCAATATTCACCTGTATCTGAGTTTGGTCTCGGGCCTTGTTATTGCCGTGGTGTGCTTTACGGGTGGGGTGCTGGTTTTCGAGAAAGAGCTAGAGCAAGCCTGGCACCGGGAGCGGTACTTCGTGACCCCGCCAACCACTCCGCGCCAGCCACTAGCCCAACTCACAGCGGCGGTGAAAGCCTATAAGCCAGACGCTAAAATCACGGGGATGAAGGTGTACGCCGACCCAACCCGTACTGTTGAAGTCAGCTTGGCAGGGGCGCCCGGCGGCCCCAGCGGCGAGCGTAAAGGCGAAGGAGCGGGTAAAGAAGGGCGTGCCGGCCGTGAAAGCCACGCGGAAGGCGGCCCAGGGGCCCGCTCGGAAGCGGGCGGCCAGCTTGGTGCGCAAGGCCGGGGCGGCAAAGGCCCCGAAGCCAAAGGCGGTAAAGGCGGTGGCGAAGGTGGCCGAGGCCCGATAGTGTTCGTGAATCCGTACACTGCGGCCGTCATGGGCGAGTTAAACTACCGGGAAACGTTCTTCTTCACGATGATGGCCCTGCACCGCGGCATGGTGGGCGGCCCCATCGGCAAGCTGATAGTGGGCGTTAGCACCGTGATGTTCCTGTTCATTATCGGGACGGGTATTGTGCTATGGTGGCCTGCCACGCGCAACGCCGTACGGCAGCGCCTGACGGTGAAATGGAACGGCAACTGGAAGCGCGTCAACCACGACTTGCACATTGTGCTCGGGTTCTACTCGGCGCTTTTCCTCTTCATCTTCGCCTTCACTGGCTTGGCTTGGTCGTTTGAGTGGTTCAACAAAGGCATTTATGCGGTTACGAACTCGCCTATGCAACGGCCAGAGCCTCCTACTTCTGCCGCGCCAACAGTGGCTGATGCCGCGGCCCTCACGCCGGATGCCGCCTTCACCCTAGCCCGGCAGCAGGCCCCTACCGCCGAGTATTATTCTCTGCAGCTACCCAAAGATTCCACTGGTAGCATCAAAGTAGCCACGCTACGGCCGGGGGCCAGCTACGAAAACGCCACCGACGAGGTGTATTTAGACCAGTACACGGGCCAGGTAATCAGTCAGCAAACCTACGAACAGCGCAACCTGGGCCAGCGCGTACGTGGCATGTTCAAGCCCGTGCATACCGGCTCTATCTTCGGCCTGCCTTCCAAAATCATCAGCCTGATTGTTTGCCTGCTGGGTGTCACCTTCCCCATTACGGGCACTATTATGTGGCTGAACCGGCTGCGCAAAGCCAAGAAAAAGCAAGCCAAGCTAGTGGCCGCGTAA
- a CDS encoding ankyrin repeat domain-containing protein — translation MKKLLLVFVLFSGFATVAMAQTPTQKVYAAVVKNKPTDVDALLKAGADPNAPVEMMPGFPTSFLILAAGRSQTETVKVLLQHKALVNKPDSFNATALMAAAGEGNAELVTLLLAAGADPKLKDNDGKDAMASAKESGNAEVVKLLQAKMK, via the coding sequence ATGAAAAAACTTCTTCTCGTTTTTGTTTTATTTTCAGGTTTCGCCACAGTAGCTATGGCCCAAACACCCACTCAAAAGGTGTATGCGGCCGTAGTAAAAAATAAACCCACTGACGTGGATGCACTGTTGAAAGCCGGTGCCGATCCGAATGCGCCGGTGGAGATGATGCCCGGCTTTCCAACTAGCTTTCTTATTCTGGCCGCGGGCCGCAGCCAAACGGAGACCGTGAAAGTGCTGCTGCAGCACAAAGCCCTCGTCAACAAGCCCGACAGCTTCAACGCTACGGCGCTTATGGCCGCCGCTGGCGAAGGCAATGCAGAGTTGGTTACGCTGCTCCTAGCCGCTGGGGCCGACCCCAAGCTTAAGGACAACGACGGCAAGGATGCTATGGCCAGCGCCAAGGAAAGCGGCAACGCTGAGGTGGTAAAGCTGCTGCAAGCCAAAATGAAGTAA
- the ureC gene encoding urease subunit alpha, with protein MPYPLSRQAYADMYGPTTGDKVRLGDTDLLIEVEQDYTVYGEECKFGGGKVLRDGMGQAAGIAQAEALDLLITNALVVDYTGIYKADIGIKNGRIVGIGKAGNPHIMPGVTPGMVVGVTTEVIAGEGQILTAGAIDCHIHFISPQQIPEALASGITTMVGGGTGPAAGTTATTCTPGAFYLEMMLRATEEYPLNFGFLGKGNTSRPEGLIEQVEAGALGFKLHEDWGTTPAAIDQCLTIAEQYDVQVCIHTDTLNESGFVETSTAAFKGRTIHAYHTEGAGGGHAPDIIKICGEPNVIPSSTNPTRPFTVNTIDEHLDMLMVCHHLDRNIPEDVAFAESRIRGETIAAEDILHDMGALSIISSDSQAMGRVGEVLTRTWQTAHKMAQQRGPLPEDAGRGHHNFRVKRYVAKYTINPARAHGFADEIGSVERGKLADLVLWKPQFFGARPEMIIKGGVIVQSQMGDANASIPTPQPAFSRPMFGSLGSAIGPTSMVFVSQASVAHVQATYGLTKQVVAVKGCRTVTKKDMALNDYLPNIEVDPETYRVTVDGVHLTCEPATKLPLAQLYNLF; from the coding sequence ATGCCCTACCCTCTATCCCGGCAGGCGTACGCCGATATGTACGGCCCCACTACCGGCGACAAAGTGCGCCTCGGCGACACGGATTTGCTGATTGAAGTCGAGCAGGACTACACGGTGTATGGGGAGGAATGCAAGTTCGGGGGCGGCAAGGTGCTCCGCGACGGCATGGGCCAGGCCGCCGGCATTGCACAAGCGGAGGCGCTGGACTTGCTGATTACCAACGCCCTGGTCGTGGATTACACCGGCATCTACAAGGCCGATATTGGTATCAAGAACGGGCGAATTGTGGGCATCGGGAAGGCTGGCAACCCGCACATTATGCCCGGCGTGACACCCGGCATGGTGGTGGGCGTGACCACCGAAGTTATTGCCGGCGAAGGGCAGATTCTGACGGCGGGCGCCATTGACTGCCACATTCATTTCATTAGTCCGCAGCAAATACCGGAGGCCCTGGCGTCGGGCATTACTACGATGGTGGGCGGCGGGACGGGGCCGGCGGCGGGCACCACGGCTACCACCTGCACACCAGGTGCATTCTATCTGGAAATGATGCTGCGTGCTACCGAGGAATACCCGTTAAACTTCGGCTTTCTGGGCAAGGGCAACACCTCCCGTCCCGAGGGCCTGATTGAGCAGGTGGAAGCTGGCGCGCTGGGCTTCAAGCTGCACGAAGACTGGGGCACCACCCCTGCCGCCATCGACCAGTGCCTGACCATTGCCGAGCAGTACGACGTGCAGGTGTGCATCCATACGGACACGCTCAATGAAAGCGGCTTCGTGGAAACCAGCACTGCTGCCTTCAAGGGTCGCACCATCCACGCCTACCACACCGAGGGCGCCGGCGGCGGCCACGCCCCCGACATCATCAAAATCTGCGGCGAGCCGAATGTTATTCCCTCGTCCACCAACCCTACGCGGCCCTTCACGGTCAATACCATCGATGAGCACCTGGACATGCTGATGGTCTGCCACCACCTCGACCGGAATATCCCCGAGGACGTCGCCTTCGCCGAAAGCCGCATCCGCGGCGAAACCATTGCCGCCGAGGATATTCTGCACGATATGGGGGCGCTCAGCATCATTTCCTCGGACTCGCAGGCCATGGGCCGGGTGGGCGAAGTACTGACCCGTACCTGGCAGACTGCCCACAAAATGGCTCAGCAGCGTGGCCCCTTGCCCGAGGATGCCGGCCGCGGCCATCATAATTTCCGGGTGAAGCGCTACGTGGCCAAGTACACCATCAACCCCGCTCGCGCCCACGGTTTCGCCGACGAAATAGGCTCCGTAGAGCGAGGCAAGCTGGCCGATTTGGTGCTCTGGAAGCCGCAGTTTTTTGGTGCTAGGCCGGAAATGATTATCAAGGGCGGCGTGATTGTACAGTCGCAGATGGGTGATGCCAACGCCTCCATTCCTACGCCCCAGCCGGCCTTCTCGCGGCCCATGTTCGGTTCGCTCGGTTCGGCCATTGGCCCGACGTCGATGGTGTTTGTCTCGCAAGCCTCAGTGGCGCACGTGCAGGCCACCTACGGCCTAACCAAACAAGTAGTAGCGGTGAAAGGATGCCGCACCGTAACCAAGAAAGACATGGCCCTCAACGACTACCTCCCCAACATCGAAGTAGACCCCGAAACCTACCGCGTGACCGTTGACGGCGTGCACCTCACCTGCGAACCAGCTACCAAACTGCCGCTAGCGCAACTGTATAATTTATTTTAA
- a CDS encoding bile acid:sodium symporter family protein: protein MPTTSKPALPENRVVALLRRAGLLDWFLVGLMVAVGLAYLLPGVGSKASPVPWKLLTTAGVALIFFFYGLRLNLDKMKAGLRNWRLHTVVQLTTFVVFPLLALAVRPFFGSEKADLLWQSIFFLCTLPSTVSTSVVMVGIAGGNLPAAIFNASISSLLGIFLTPIWTSLILHTGTGGGQLWGLALDLTWQVVLPVVAGVLLNHRFGSFAERHRQSLRTFDQVIILLIVFTSFCESFAEGVFTSYVPTDVVLLGLGMVALYLLIFGLVWGLSGVLGFAREDRIVALFCGSKKSLVHGSVMASLLFPTTASTGALLLPLMLYHALQIIMASMMAQRMGRQAAAT from the coding sequence ATGCCCACTACTTCCAAACCAGCCCTTCCCGAAAACCGCGTTGTGGCCCTACTGCGCCGAGCCGGCCTGCTCGACTGGTTTCTAGTGGGGTTGATGGTAGCCGTAGGGCTAGCCTATCTGCTGCCGGGCGTAGGCAGCAAAGCCAGCCCGGTGCCTTGGAAGCTACTGACAACGGCAGGCGTGGCCCTCATTTTCTTTTTCTATGGCTTACGACTAAACCTGGACAAGATGAAGGCTGGGCTGCGTAACTGGCGGCTGCACACGGTAGTACAACTCACCACTTTCGTGGTATTTCCCTTGTTGGCGCTGGCCGTGCGGCCGTTTTTTGGCAGCGAAAAGGCCGATTTGCTCTGGCAAAGTATTTTCTTTCTTTGCACCCTGCCTAGCACGGTTTCTACGTCGGTGGTCATGGTGGGCATTGCCGGTGGCAACCTACCCGCAGCCATCTTCAATGCCAGTATTAGCAGCCTGCTCGGCATCTTCCTCACCCCCATCTGGACCAGCCTGATCCTGCACACCGGCACTGGGGGCGGCCAACTGTGGGGGCTCGCGCTGGACTTAACTTGGCAGGTGGTGCTACCCGTGGTAGCGGGCGTTCTGCTCAACCATCGGTTCGGGAGCTTCGCTGAGCGGCACCGCCAGTCCTTACGCACCTTCGACCAGGTCATCATTCTGCTCATCGTCTTCACCTCGTTTTGCGAATCCTTTGCCGAAGGTGTTTTCACTAGCTACGTACCCACCGACGTGGTGCTGCTAGGGCTGGGCATGGTGGCGTTGTACTTGTTGATTTTCGGGTTGGTCTGGGGCTTGAGCGGGGTACTGGGCTTTGCGCGTGAAGACCGGATAGTGGCCCTGTTTTGCGGCTCCAAAAAGTCGTTGGTGCACGGCAGCGTAATGGCCAGTTTGTTGTTTCCGACTACTGCGTCTACGGGGGCGCTCCTGCTGCCGCTTATGCTTTACCACGCCCTCCAAATCATCATGGCGAGCATGATGGCCCAGCGTATGGGTCGGCAAGCCGCAGCAACATAA
- a CDS encoding TonB-dependent receptor, translating into MSRSALLLLLSLPLSGVAHALPLTVATSPRIASAVAGADDPVRRGWLTGKVSDAAGKPVEGVTVALKGTSFGTSTAADGNFRLSAQAGSYELVVTSIGYVAQEVPVTVTGGESTPVPAFTLAASNQNLSEVTVTGAKSLNQRTVSVGKLPVATLDLPQSAVTVEREVLEQQQVLRLSDALVNVSGLYVTSTTGGTQEELGSRGFAYGSNNTFKNGVRFNNGVMPEASSLERMEVLKGSAAILYGNVAAGGVLNLVTKKPQFEKGGSVGLRVGSFGLWKPIVDVYGAVGNSEKVAFRLNGTYETANSFRDGVESNRVYVNPSLLFELTPKTTLILEGDYLRDNRTPDYGIGSIDYQIQESRTRFLNVPGADNATNQTSATATLSSRLNDAWQIRAVGAFQRYDNELRSATRPVGVITPGPTYGNLVRGLQRTETAENYYLAQLDLTGTFRTGFLGHTLLVGADADQYQSSTIGYTNPASASRPTTAVSTYDIISLLDPNKSIEQPVERLSSFNELVRNSLTKGNTRRAGFYVQDLLSVSDKVKVLAGVRWSYQETPSDVFNYNTIANINNRTANTYVVNRRFDNAFSPRLGVVYQPIKTSSVFASYSNSFTPNTGVDLEGKTLAPSLIDQYEVGIKNDLFKGALSANVTAYRIVNSNQAQGILPTDPRFATAATASPQELAGQVTSKGVEVDVQSKPMMGWTLITGYSYNHTAYTKSNIYEDGSRLRYNPAHTANFSLFYNFSHSFDNTFLRGLTAGVTSYYVGDKLAGRNSRFLNPATGKPWVDASGNPSADVNKFISIPNYTLFDASLGYTFERFSVRVKLANILDELSYNLHDDNSVNPIAPRNFSATANYRF; encoded by the coding sequence ATGTCCCGATCTGCTTTACTACTACTTCTTTCGCTGCCACTTAGTGGTGTTGCTCATGCTCTTCCGCTTACCGTTGCTACCAGCCCACGTATTGCTTCTGCCGTTGCAGGAGCCGATGATCCGGTACGGCGCGGGTGGTTAACGGGCAAGGTTAGCGACGCAGCAGGCAAGCCGGTGGAAGGCGTAACAGTGGCATTGAAAGGCACGTCGTTTGGTACCAGCACTGCCGCGGACGGTAACTTCCGGCTATCGGCCCAAGCCGGTTCTTATGAGTTGGTCGTGACCAGCATCGGGTATGTGGCCCAGGAGGTTCCGGTGACCGTAACGGGCGGCGAAAGCACCCCGGTACCGGCTTTCACGCTGGCGGCGAGCAACCAGAACCTATCGGAGGTAACCGTGACGGGCGCCAAGTCGTTGAACCAGCGCACGGTGAGCGTAGGCAAGCTGCCCGTAGCCACCCTCGACCTGCCCCAAAGCGCCGTAACCGTAGAGCGCGAAGTGCTAGAGCAGCAGCAGGTGCTGCGCCTCTCCGATGCCCTTGTGAACGTGAGCGGCTTGTACGTAACCAGCACTACGGGCGGTACGCAGGAAGAATTGGGCAGCCGCGGCTTTGCGTACGGCAGCAACAACACCTTCAAAAACGGGGTCCGCTTCAACAACGGCGTGATGCCGGAAGCCAGCTCGCTGGAGCGCATGGAAGTGCTGAAAGGCAGCGCGGCTATTCTCTATGGCAACGTAGCAGCTGGGGGCGTGCTAAACCTCGTAACCAAGAAGCCCCAATTTGAAAAGGGTGGTTCTGTAGGGCTGCGCGTGGGCAGCTTCGGCCTCTGGAAGCCTATTGTTGATGTATACGGCGCAGTAGGAAACAGCGAGAAAGTGGCATTCCGCCTGAATGGCACCTACGAAACCGCCAACAGCTTCCGCGACGGAGTGGAATCCAACCGTGTGTACGTGAACCCCTCCCTCCTCTTCGAGCTGACGCCCAAAACCACGCTGATTCTGGAAGGCGACTATCTGCGCGACAACCGCACGCCCGACTACGGCATTGGCTCTATCGATTACCAAATTCAGGAGTCGCGCACCCGCTTCCTGAACGTACCCGGCGCCGACAACGCGACCAACCAAACCAGCGCTACTGCCACGCTCAGCAGCCGCCTCAATGATGCCTGGCAGATACGCGCAGTAGGCGCCTTCCAGCGCTACGACAACGAACTGCGCAGCGCCACGCGTCCGGTGGGGGTTATTACTCCGGGCCCAACCTACGGCAACTTGGTCCGGGGCTTGCAGCGCACCGAAACGGCCGAGAACTATTACCTCGCCCAGCTCGACCTGACTGGCACTTTCCGCACGGGCTTCTTGGGTCATACGCTGTTGGTGGGTGCCGATGCCGACCAGTATCAGAGCTCTACCATTGGCTATACCAACCCAGCGTCTGCCTCCCGGCCCACAACCGCGGTTAGCACCTACGACATCATCAGCCTGCTAGACCCCAACAAATCCATAGAGCAGCCCGTCGAGCGCCTATCAAGCTTCAACGAGTTGGTACGCAACTCCTTAACCAAGGGCAACACGCGTCGGGCGGGTTTCTATGTGCAGGACTTGCTGAGCGTATCCGACAAAGTGAAGGTATTGGCTGGCGTGCGTTGGAGCTACCAGGAAACGCCCAGCGACGTGTTCAACTACAACACCATCGCCAATATCAACAACAGAACGGCCAACACCTATGTGGTAAACCGGCGCTTCGACAATGCCTTCTCGCCACGCTTAGGGGTGGTGTATCAACCGATCAAAACCAGCTCCGTATTTGCTTCTTACTCCAATTCCTTCACCCCCAACACCGGAGTGGACCTGGAAGGCAAAACACTAGCTCCTTCTCTGATCGACCAGTATGAAGTAGGCATCAAGAACGACCTCTTCAAAGGGGCGTTGTCGGCCAACGTAACGGCCTACCGCATTGTAAACAGCAACCAGGCGCAGGGCATCCTGCCCACCGACCCTCGCTTTGCCACAGCTGCCACGGCTAGCCCACAAGAGCTAGCGGGCCAAGTAACCAGCAAAGGGGTGGAAGTGGACGTGCAAAGCAAGCCAATGATGGGCTGGACATTGATTACGGGCTACAGCTACAACCACACCGCCTACACCAAAAGCAATATCTATGAAGACGGCAGCCGCCTGCGCTACAACCCAGCGCATACCGCCAACTTCAGCTTGTTCTACAACTTCAGCCACTCTTTCGACAACACCTTCCTTCGTGGCCTGACGGCGGGCGTTACCAGCTACTACGTGGGCGACAAGCTGGCGGGCCGCAACAGCCGTTTCCTTAACCCGGCTACCGGCAAACCGTGGGTGGACGCCAGCGGCAACCCCTCCGCCGATGTCAACAAGTTTATCAGCATCCCGAATTACACCCTCTTCGATGCCTCGCTTGGCTACACGTTTGAACGGTTTTCGGTACGGGTGAAACTAGCCAACATCCTGGATGAGCTGAGCTACAACCTGCACGACGACAACAGCGTGAACCCCATTGCCCCTCGCAACTTCTCGGCAACGGCCAACTACCGGTTCTAG
- a CDS encoding urease accessory protein, with the protein MENLLPILFASVAGAGHAFEPDHLLAVSSMVSKRDSTLLAMKDGLYWGLGHTTMIALVGSVILLSRATFLQSGYFEAAVGLMLVVMGLSRLAGKEPLGFKIKTTSEHRVAYTVGLIHGLAGSGALVLLVMTEITSPLLGILYLLVFGVGSILGMFGVAGLLSIPYTPRMRLSRRIRLATGVVSSLACILYGGWMIYVNV; encoded by the coding sequence ATGGAGAACCTGTTGCCTATTCTGTTCGCGTCGGTAGCCGGCGCCGGCCACGCCTTCGAGCCCGACCATCTGCTGGCCGTTAGCAGCATGGTTTCCAAGCGCGACAGCACCCTACTGGCCATGAAAGACGGCTTGTATTGGGGGCTAGGGCACACCACCATGATTGCGCTGGTAGGCTCCGTAATTTTGCTGAGTCGGGCCACGTTTCTGCAATCAGGCTATTTCGAGGCCGCCGTGGGGCTCATGCTGGTGGTCATGGGGTTGAGCCGGTTAGCGGGCAAGGAGCCGCTAGGCTTCAAGATAAAAACCACCTCCGAGCACCGCGTGGCCTATACCGTAGGGCTCATCCACGGCCTAGCGGGCAGCGGCGCACTGGTGCTCTTGGTAATGACGGAAATTACCAGCCCACTGCTTGGCATCCTGTATCTGCTGGTGTTCGGAGTGGGCTCCATCTTGGGCATGTTTGGGGTGGCAGGCTTGCTCAGCATTCCATACACGCCCCGCATGCGCCTAAGCCGCCGCATTCGCCTAGCCACCGGCGTGGTTTCGTCGCTGGCCTGCATCCTCTACGGCGGCTGGATGATTTACGTGAATGTTTAA
- a CDS encoding urease subunit beta, whose amino-acid sequence MHLSPKDLDKLVLHQAGFVAQKRYARGLLLNYPEAMALIATQLLEFIRDGERVAVLMDKGKQLLGLQDVLPGVADMIAEVQVEGTFPDGTKLVTVHHPICREQGTPELALYASGLTRTTEKLVIDNVLHPNPGEYLLASADITLNADRATVEIDVTNMGDRPVQVGSHYPFFETNAALQFNRALAYGFRLNIPAGTAVRFEPGERKRVTLVALSGERIVYGGNGWIDGKLDEAGSKENALYKLKS is encoded by the coding sequence ATGCACCTTTCGCCCAAGGACCTCGATAAGCTGGTGCTGCACCAAGCCGGTTTTGTAGCGCAAAAGCGCTATGCCCGCGGCCTGCTTCTTAATTACCCCGAAGCTATGGCCCTCATTGCCACCCAGCTACTGGAGTTTATCCGCGATGGGGAGCGGGTGGCAGTGCTCATGGATAAAGGCAAACAGCTCCTCGGCCTGCAAGACGTGCTACCCGGCGTGGCCGACATGATAGCCGAAGTGCAAGTGGAAGGCACCTTTCCCGATGGCACCAAACTCGTGACCGTGCACCACCCCATCTGCCGCGAGCAAGGCACCCCCGAACTGGCGCTCTACGCCTCCGGCCTCACCCGCACCACCGAGAAACTGGTTATCGACAACGTGCTGCACCCCAACCCCGGCGAGTATCTGTTGGCCTCAGCAGATATTACTCTGAACGCCGACCGTGCCACCGTGGAGATAGACGTAACCAACATGGGTGACCGGCCGGTGCAGGTTGGCTCGCACTACCCGTTCTTCGAAACCAACGCCGCCCTGCAATTCAACCGGGCGCTAGCCTACGGGTTCCGCCTCAACATTCCCGCCGGCACAGCCGTCCGCTTCGAGCCCGGCGAGCGGAAACGGGTGACGTTGGTAGCCTTGTCCGGCGAGCGTATCGTGTACGGCGGCAACGGCTGGATTGACGGGAAGCTGGATGAGGCTGGAAGTAAAGAAAATGCGTTGTATAAGTTGAAAAGCTGA
- a CDS encoding urease accessory protein UreD: protein MPLTTDWSELAVAQVQGRSRLITCRNLQPLKILNPTAPSGSCHAVLSSYGGGMVAGDVIQLRITGGADTRLFVSSQSNTKIFKSIDGQVAEQHIAGELAEGALAVVFPDPVVPQAGSRYRQIQHWNIAPNALLLVADWLHSGRMDIGEKFEFHSFFSELHVRHHGRLTLLDRFAFSPDKHIATSPANFSTHQTVLSLYLVGSPADPRFTRLAALFQQLKLVMPDTPQFDLSGHSCLISVTQAKADVYVLRAAAHSRHALQPLCTQVLDVLAEEQFFGYNPLARKY from the coding sequence ATGCCCCTTACCACCGATTGGAGTGAGCTGGCGGTAGCGCAGGTGCAAGGCCGGTCGCGGCTGATTACTTGCCGCAACTTGCAGCCACTCAAGATTCTGAATCCAACAGCTCCTTCTGGTTCCTGCCACGCGGTGCTGTCCAGCTACGGCGGCGGCATGGTGGCCGGCGACGTTATTCAATTACGTATCACGGGCGGCGCCGATACCCGGCTGTTCGTTAGCTCGCAGTCCAACACCAAAATCTTCAAGTCCATTGACGGCCAGGTGGCCGAGCAGCATATTGCTGGCGAACTGGCCGAAGGAGCCCTGGCCGTGGTGTTCCCCGACCCCGTTGTGCCACAAGCAGGCAGCCGCTACCGGCAAATCCAGCACTGGAACATAGCCCCGAACGCGCTGCTACTGGTAGCCGACTGGCTGCATTCCGGCCGCATGGATATCGGCGAGAAATTCGAGTTTCACTCGTTCTTCTCGGAGCTGCACGTGCGCCACCACGGCCGCCTGACGCTCCTCGACCGGTTTGCGTTCAGCCCCGACAAGCACATTGCCACGTCGCCGGCCAATTTCAGCACTCATCAAACGGTGCTCTCGCTCTACCTGGTGGGGAGCCCCGCTGACCCGCGCTTCACGCGCCTTGCGGCGTTGTTTCAGCAGCTTAAGCTAGTCATGCCCGACACTCCACAATTCGACCTCAGCGGCCATAGTTGCCTGATATCCGTAACTCAGGCCAAGGCCGATGTGTACGTGCTGCGCGCCGCCGCCCACAGCCGCCACGCATTGCAGCCGCTTTGCACGCAAGTGCTGGACGTGTTGGCTGAAGAGCAATTCTTCGGCTACAACCCGCTGGCGCGTAAGTATTGA
- the ureG gene encoding urease accessory protein UreG has protein sequence MAFADKLALLLHGHTHEVMESPGDFTKRETRRLPSYRNFRKRAFTVGIGGPVGTGKTALLKALCERLRNDFALGVVTNDIFTREDAEFLIRNSALSADRIVGVETGGCPHAAIREDISVNMDALEDLMVRFPTLDLLFVESGGDNLAAHFSRELVDYSIYVIDVSGGDKIPRKGGPGITQSDLLVINKIDLKDLIRADLGVMERDSRRMRGEGPFLFARALDGFGLDEIINHIHAAKDRAFQSVSEDRRPRS, from the coding sequence ATGGCTTTTGCTGACAAACTTGCCCTTCTGCTACACGGCCACACGCACGAGGTGATGGAGTCACCAGGCGACTTCACTAAGCGGGAAACGCGCCGGCTGCCCTCCTACCGTAATTTCCGGAAGCGCGCCTTCACCGTGGGCATTGGCGGGCCGGTGGGCACGGGCAAAACGGCGCTGCTCAAGGCGCTGTGCGAGCGGCTGCGCAACGACTTCGCGCTGGGTGTGGTCACCAACGACATTTTCACCCGCGAAGACGCCGAGTTTCTGATCCGCAACAGTGCCTTAAGTGCCGACCGAATTGTGGGCGTGGAAACCGGCGGCTGCCCCCACGCGGCCATCCGGGAAGATATTTCCGTGAACATGGACGCGCTGGAAGACTTAATGGTGCGTTTCCCAACCTTGGATTTGCTGTTTGTGGAAAGCGGCGGCGACAACCTGGCCGCCCACTTCAGCCGCGAACTAGTGGACTATTCCATCTACGTTATCGACGTATCGGGTGGCGACAAGATTCCGCGTAAAGGCGGCCCCGGCATCACGCAGTCCGACTTGCTGGTCATCAACAAAATCGACCTCAAAGACCTAATTCGGGCCGACTTGGGTGTGATGGAGCGCGACTCGCGGCGGATGCGCGGCGAGGGGCCATTCCTGTTCGCCCGGGCCCTCGACGGCTTCGGCCTCGATGAAATCATCAACCACATTCACGCCGCCAAAGACCGCGCTTTTCAATCGGTTAGTGAGGACCGCCGGCCCCGTTCGTAG